A region from the Tachysurus vachellii isolate PV-2020 chromosome 25, HZAU_Pvac_v1, whole genome shotgun sequence genome encodes:
- the LOC132840400 gene encoding acyl-coenzyme A thioesterase 9, mitochondrial-like isoform X1, producing MFSPRVLKSVKSLTCRAFSQQGKAPDMAEGNAHLLVTNVRNRLRQIVGASTNWKDHQQALAERMSLSKHLANSQEELPAKSMKESEIEVHLPLGTQPSLREKYLNFHNSVRFGRILEDLDSLAVLICYSHTWNKELERSPLSIVTALVDKIDMRRNIIYPDCDIKFTGHVTWVGKTSIEAKMHMTQFHDGVYTPVLDATFVMVARDPENKRAAFVNPLKLEKPEEEKIFQQGEINKTRRVELSTASLLKVAPTAEERTLIHGLFLNTLDTKTVSFRSRILPPNSVWMEDAKLKGLEICHPQERNIFNRIFGGFLMRKAYELGWANACAFARCRPVLVAVDDIMFRKPVEIGSLLLLSSQVCYTEGHHVQVRVHTEVLDPLTRQHSTTNVFHFTFQVEKPVPAVVPQSYGESMLYLDGKRHFDETIKNQ from the exons GAAACGCACACTTGCTTGTGACCAATG TACGCAATCGTCTGCGGCAGATCGTCGGAGCGTCGACCAACTGGAA AGATCATCAGCAAGCCCTGGCAGAGAGAATGTCCCTGAGTAAACACCTCGCTAACAGTCAGGAGGAACTTCCTGCCAAGAGCATGAAGGAGAGCGAGATCGAGGTGCATCTTCCGTTAGGGACGCAGCCGTCGCTCCGTGAGAAATACCTCAACTTCCACAACAGCGTCAG GTTTGGTCGGATTTTGGAGGATCTTGACAGTTTAGCAG TGCTCATCTGTTACTCTCACACCTGGAATAAAGAGCTGGAGAGATCGCCTCTGTCTATCGTCACCGCTCTGGTGGACAAAATCG ACATGCGAAGGAACATAATCTACCCAGACTGCGATATCAAGTTCACAGGTCACGTGACGTGGGTGGGGAAGACGTCGATCGAGGCCAAGATGCACATGACCCAG TTCCATGATGGAGTTTACACACCAGTGTTAGACGCCACGTTTGTGATGGTCGCTCGAGATCCAGAAAATAAAAG GGCAGCGTTTGTGAACCCTCTGAAACTGGAGAAGCCGGAGGAGGAGAAGATTTTCCAACAAGGAGAGA TTAACAAGACGAGGCGTGTGGAGCTGAGTACTGCTTCTCTACTCAAGGTGGCTCCTACAGCGGAAGAGAGGACGCTCATACACGGCCTGTTCCTCAACACACTCGACACCAA AACCGTTAGCTTCCGGAGTCGAATCCTTCCCCCCAACTCCGTGTGGATGGAGGACGCTAAGCTGAAAGGTTTGGAGATCTGCCACCCACAG gAGAGGAACATCTTCAATCGTATATTCGGTGGTTTCCTGATGAGGAAGGCGTACGAGCTGGGCTGGGCCAATGCCTGTGCATTTGC CAGATGCAGGCCGGTTCTCGTAGCGGTGGATGACATCATGTTCCGTAAGCCGGTGGAGATCGgctctcttctgctgttgtctTCACAG gtgtgTTACACTGAAGGACACCATGTTCAGGTCAGAGTTCACACCGAGGTGCTCGATCCTTTGACCCGGCAGCACAGCACCACCAACGTCTTTCACTTCACCTTCCAAGTGGAGAAGCCAGTTCCAGCTGTAGTACCACAGAGTTATGGAG AGTCCATGCTCTACCTGGATGGGAAAAGACACTTCGATGAGACAATAAAGAATCAGTGA
- the LOC132840400 gene encoding acyl-coenzyme A thioesterase 9, mitochondrial-like isoform X2, with product MFSPRVLKSVKSLTCRAFSQQGKAPDMAEVRNRLRQIVGASTNWKDHQQALAERMSLSKHLANSQEELPAKSMKESEIEVHLPLGTQPSLREKYLNFHNSVRFGRILEDLDSLAVLICYSHTWNKELERSPLSIVTALVDKIDMRRNIIYPDCDIKFTGHVTWVGKTSIEAKMHMTQFHDGVYTPVLDATFVMVARDPENKRAAFVNPLKLEKPEEEKIFQQGEINKTRRVELSTASLLKVAPTAEERTLIHGLFLNTLDTKTVSFRSRILPPNSVWMEDAKLKGLEICHPQERNIFNRIFGGFLMRKAYELGWANACAFARCRPVLVAVDDIMFRKPVEIGSLLLLSSQVCYTEGHHVQVRVHTEVLDPLTRQHSTTNVFHFTFQVEKPVPAVVPQSYGESMLYLDGKRHFDETIKNQ from the exons TACGCAATCGTCTGCGGCAGATCGTCGGAGCGTCGACCAACTGGAA AGATCATCAGCAAGCCCTGGCAGAGAGAATGTCCCTGAGTAAACACCTCGCTAACAGTCAGGAGGAACTTCCTGCCAAGAGCATGAAGGAGAGCGAGATCGAGGTGCATCTTCCGTTAGGGACGCAGCCGTCGCTCCGTGAGAAATACCTCAACTTCCACAACAGCGTCAG GTTTGGTCGGATTTTGGAGGATCTTGACAGTTTAGCAG TGCTCATCTGTTACTCTCACACCTGGAATAAAGAGCTGGAGAGATCGCCTCTGTCTATCGTCACCGCTCTGGTGGACAAAATCG ACATGCGAAGGAACATAATCTACCCAGACTGCGATATCAAGTTCACAGGTCACGTGACGTGGGTGGGGAAGACGTCGATCGAGGCCAAGATGCACATGACCCAG TTCCATGATGGAGTTTACACACCAGTGTTAGACGCCACGTTTGTGATGGTCGCTCGAGATCCAGAAAATAAAAG GGCAGCGTTTGTGAACCCTCTGAAACTGGAGAAGCCGGAGGAGGAGAAGATTTTCCAACAAGGAGAGA TTAACAAGACGAGGCGTGTGGAGCTGAGTACTGCTTCTCTACTCAAGGTGGCTCCTACAGCGGAAGAGAGGACGCTCATACACGGCCTGTTCCTCAACACACTCGACACCAA AACCGTTAGCTTCCGGAGTCGAATCCTTCCCCCCAACTCCGTGTGGATGGAGGACGCTAAGCTGAAAGGTTTGGAGATCTGCCACCCACAG gAGAGGAACATCTTCAATCGTATATTCGGTGGTTTCCTGATGAGGAAGGCGTACGAGCTGGGCTGGGCCAATGCCTGTGCATTTGC CAGATGCAGGCCGGTTCTCGTAGCGGTGGATGACATCATGTTCCGTAAGCCGGTGGAGATCGgctctcttctgctgttgtctTCACAG gtgtgTTACACTGAAGGACACCATGTTCAGGTCAGAGTTCACACCGAGGTGCTCGATCCTTTGACCCGGCAGCACAGCACCACCAACGTCTTTCACTTCACCTTCCAAGTGGAGAAGCCAGTTCCAGCTGTAGTACCACAGAGTTATGGAG AGTCCATGCTCTACCTGGATGGGAAAAGACACTTCGATGAGACAATAAAGAATCAGTGA
- the LOC132840400 gene encoding acyl-coenzyme A thioesterase 9, mitochondrial-like isoform X3: MSLSKHLANSQEELPAKSMKESEIEVHLPLGTQPSLREKYLNFHNSVRFGRILEDLDSLAVLICYSHTWNKELERSPLSIVTALVDKIDMRRNIIYPDCDIKFTGHVTWVGKTSIEAKMHMTQFHDGVYTPVLDATFVMVARDPENKRAAFVNPLKLEKPEEEKIFQQGEINKTRRVELSTASLLKVAPTAEERTLIHGLFLNTLDTKTVSFRSRILPPNSVWMEDAKLKGLEICHPQERNIFNRIFGGFLMRKAYELGWANACAFARCRPVLVAVDDIMFRKPVEIGSLLLLSSQVCYTEGHHVQVRVHTEVLDPLTRQHSTTNVFHFTFQVEKPVPAVVPQSYGESMLYLDGKRHFDETIKNQ, encoded by the exons ATGTCCCTGAGTAAACACCTCGCTAACAGTCAGGAGGAACTTCCTGCCAAGAGCATGAAGGAGAGCGAGATCGAGGTGCATCTTCCGTTAGGGACGCAGCCGTCGCTCCGTGAGAAATACCTCAACTTCCACAACAGCGTCAG GTTTGGTCGGATTTTGGAGGATCTTGACAGTTTAGCAG TGCTCATCTGTTACTCTCACACCTGGAATAAAGAGCTGGAGAGATCGCCTCTGTCTATCGTCACCGCTCTGGTGGACAAAATCG ACATGCGAAGGAACATAATCTACCCAGACTGCGATATCAAGTTCACAGGTCACGTGACGTGGGTGGGGAAGACGTCGATCGAGGCCAAGATGCACATGACCCAG TTCCATGATGGAGTTTACACACCAGTGTTAGACGCCACGTTTGTGATGGTCGCTCGAGATCCAGAAAATAAAAG GGCAGCGTTTGTGAACCCTCTGAAACTGGAGAAGCCGGAGGAGGAGAAGATTTTCCAACAAGGAGAGA TTAACAAGACGAGGCGTGTGGAGCTGAGTACTGCTTCTCTACTCAAGGTGGCTCCTACAGCGGAAGAGAGGACGCTCATACACGGCCTGTTCCTCAACACACTCGACACCAA AACCGTTAGCTTCCGGAGTCGAATCCTTCCCCCCAACTCCGTGTGGATGGAGGACGCTAAGCTGAAAGGTTTGGAGATCTGCCACCCACAG gAGAGGAACATCTTCAATCGTATATTCGGTGGTTTCCTGATGAGGAAGGCGTACGAGCTGGGCTGGGCCAATGCCTGTGCATTTGC CAGATGCAGGCCGGTTCTCGTAGCGGTGGATGACATCATGTTCCGTAAGCCGGTGGAGATCGgctctcttctgctgttgtctTCACAG gtgtgTTACACTGAAGGACACCATGTTCAGGTCAGAGTTCACACCGAGGTGCTCGATCCTTTGACCCGGCAGCACAGCACCACCAACGTCTTTCACTTCACCTTCCAAGTGGAGAAGCCAGTTCCAGCTGTAGTACCACAGAGTTATGGAG AGTCCATGCTCTACCTGGATGGGAAAAGACACTTCGATGAGACAATAAAGAATCAGTGA